In Aggregatibacter sp. 2125159857, one DNA window encodes the following:
- a CDS encoding phospho-sugar mutase, which translates to MTTLFEIAQNWLNQDPDAETHAELTALLSAAKGGDTKAEAELAARFDGRLQFGTAGLRGRLQAGSMGMNRVLVAQAAGGLAEYLKGYDKQPSIVIGYDGRKNSDVFARDTAEIMAGAGIKAYLLPRKLPTPVLAYAIQYFDTTAGVMVTASHNPPEDNGYKVYLGKANGGGQIVSPADKDIAALIDKVAAGSVKDLPRSQDYVVLDDTVVDAYIAKTAALAKEPQTDINYVYTAMHGVGYEVLSKTLTKAGLPQPHIVAEQVWPDGTFPTVNFPNPEEKGALDLAIQVAKANNAEFIIANDPDADRLAVAVPDAEGNWKPLHGNVVGCFLGWYLAKQYQAQGKKGVLACSLVSSPALAEIAKRYGFESQETLTGFKYIGKVQGLLFGFEEALGYLVDPDKVRDKDGISAAIVFLDLVRSLKKQGKTLADYAEEFTKEFGAYVSGQISIRVSDLSEIGKLMTALRNNPPSQIGGFNVAQFIDHTKTDRQSDILVFVLENGSRLIARPSGTEPKIKFYLDARGTDPKNADHVLAEFDAAVRAILRQEAYGKQDC; encoded by the coding sequence ATGACAACACTTTTCGAGATAGCACAAAATTGGTTAAACCAAGATCCGGATGCAGAAACGCACGCAGAATTAACCGCACTTTTAAGCGCGGCAAAAGGTGGCGATACAAAAGCCGAAGCTGAACTTGCTGCCCGTTTTGACGGACGTTTACAATTCGGTACTGCCGGTTTGCGCGGTCGCCTGCAAGCCGGTTCCATGGGGATGAATCGTGTGTTGGTGGCACAAGCTGCCGGTGGGTTGGCTGAGTATTTAAAAGGGTATGACAAACAGCCTTCCATCGTGATTGGCTATGACGGTCGTAAAAACTCCGATGTATTTGCACGCGACACGGCTGAAATCATGGCAGGCGCCGGCATTAAAGCCTATTTATTACCACGTAAATTACCAACCCCGGTGTTGGCTTATGCTATTCAATATTTTGATACCACCGCAGGCGTGATGGTGACAGCCAGCCACAACCCACCGGAAGATAACGGCTATAAAGTTTATTTAGGCAAAGCCAACGGCGGCGGACAAATCGTTTCTCCGGCAGATAAAGACATTGCGGCGTTAATTGATAAAGTCGCTGCCGGCAGCGTGAAAGATTTACCACGTAGCCAAGATTACGTTGTGTTAGATGACACCGTGGTGGACGCTTATATTGCGAAAACTGCCGCACTTGCGAAAGAACCGCAAACCGACATTAACTACGTTTATACCGCCATGCACGGCGTGGGCTATGAAGTGTTGAGCAAAACGTTGACAAAAGCGGGCTTGCCACAACCGCACATCGTTGCTGAACAAGTCTGGCCGGATGGCACTTTCCCAACCGTGAATTTCCCGAACCCGGAAGAAAAAGGGGCGTTAGATTTAGCGATTCAAGTGGCAAAAGCAAACAATGCCGAATTTATTATTGCCAATGACCCGGATGCTGACCGTTTAGCGGTGGCAGTGCCGGATGCTGAAGGCAACTGGAAACCATTGCACGGCAATGTGGTAGGTTGTTTCTTGGGTTGGTATTTGGCGAAACAATATCAAGCACAAGGTAAAAAAGGCGTATTGGCTTGTTCTCTTGTGTCCTCGCCTGCCTTGGCAGAGATTGCGAAACGTTATGGTTTTGAATCCCAAGAAACCCTTACCGGCTTCAAATATATCGGTAAAGTCCAAGGCTTGTTATTCGGTTTTGAAGAAGCGTTGGGTTATTTGGTGGATCCGGACAAAGTACGTGATAAAGACGGTATTTCAGCCGCTATCGTGTTCTTGGATTTAGTGCGTAGCTTGAAGAAACAAGGCAAAACCTTGGCAGATTATGCAGAGGAATTCACCAAAGAATTTGGTGCTTATGTGAGCGGACAAATTTCTATTCGTGTGAGTGATTTGTCTGAAATCGGCAAATTAATGACCGCACTTCGCAATAACCCGCCAAGCCAAATCGGTGGTTTCAATGTGGCACAATTTATTGACCACACCAAAACCGACCGTCAAAGCGACATTTTGGTCTTCGTCTTGGAAAACGGCAGTCGTCTGATTGCTCGTCCTTCCGGTACTGAACCGAAAATCAAGTTCTATCTTGATGCGCGTGGTACTGATCCGAAAAATGCGGATCATGTGTTGGCGGAATTCGATGCTGCCGTTCGCGCGATTTTACGTCAAGAGGCGTATGGTAAGCAGGATTGCTAA
- a CDS encoding 2,3-diphosphoglycerate-dependent phosphoglycerate mutase has protein sequence MELVFIRHGFSEWNAKNLFTGWRDVNLTERGVEEAKAAGKKLLDANFEFDIAFTSVLTRAIKTCNIVLEESHQLWIPQVKNWRLNERHYGELQGLDKKATAEKYGDEQVHIWRRSYDTLPPLLDPKDPNSAHNDRRYANLPADVIPDGENLKVTLERVLPFWEDQIAPALLSGKRVLVVAHGNSLRALAKHIEGISDADIMDLEIPTGQPLVYKLDDNLKVVEKFYL, from the coding sequence ATGGAATTAGTGTTTATTCGTCACGGTTTTAGTGAATGGAATGCAAAAAACTTATTTACCGGTTGGCGTGATGTGAATTTAACCGAACGTGGCGTAGAGGAAGCCAAAGCGGCAGGCAAAAAATTGTTGGATGCCAATTTTGAATTCGACATTGCTTTCACGTCTGTTTTAACTCGTGCGATCAAAACCTGTAATATCGTGTTGGAAGAATCTCACCAATTATGGATTCCACAAGTGAAAAACTGGCGTTTAAACGAACGCCACTACGGTGAGCTACAAGGCTTAGACAAAAAAGCCACCGCCGAAAAATACGGTGATGAGCAAGTTCACATTTGGCGCCGTTCTTACGACACATTGCCACCATTATTAGATCCGAAAGATCCAAATTCTGCCCACAATGACCGTCGCTACGCAAACCTACCGGCTGATGTTATTCCGGATGGTGAAAACTTGAAAGTGACTCTAGAACGCGTACTTCCGTTCTGGGAAGACCAAATCGCACCGGCATTATTAAGCGGCAAACGCGTTTTAGTGGTGGCGCACGGTAACTCTTTGCGCGCACTGGCAAAACACATTGAAGGCATTTCCGATGCGGATATCATGGATTTAGAAATCCCAACCGGTCAGCCATTAGTGTATAAATTAGACGACAACCTAAAAGTGGTCGAAAAATTCTATTTATAA
- the proS gene encoding proline--tRNA ligase, giving the protein MRTSKYLLSTLKETPAEAAIVSHQLMLRAGMIRPLASGLYNWMPTGWRVLQKVENIIREEMNKSGAIEIKMPVVQPAELWQESGRWDQYGPELLRFTDRGERSFVIGPTNEEAITDLMRREVTSYRQLPLNLYHIQTKFRDEVRPRFGVMRSREFIMKDAYSFHMDKESLQQTYDVMYQTYSNIFTRLGLDFRAVQADTGSIGGSASHEFQVLANSGEDDVIFSTESDYAANIELAEAVAVGERAAPTKAMELVDTPNAKTIAELVAQFNQPIEKTVKTLIVKGASEEQPLVALIIRGDHELNEVKAEKLAEVASPFEFADEAAIKAKIGAGVGSLGPVNLNIPVIIDRSVAIMSDFSAGANIDGKHYFNINWERDVALPKVADIRNVVEGDPSPDGKGTLLIKRGIEVGHIFQLGDKYSKAMNATVQGEDGRPTVVTMGCYGIGVTRVVAAAIEQHHDERGIIWPSDAMAPFTVAIVPMNMHKSESVQAFAEELYRTLLAQGVEVIFDDRKERPGVMFADMELIGVPHMVVIGEKNLANGEIEYKNRRSGEKQMIAKAQLIDFLKSQIKA; this is encoded by the coding sequence ATGCGTACAAGTAAATATTTATTATCCACCTTAAAAGAAACCCCGGCAGAAGCGGCAATTGTTAGCCATCAACTCATGTTGCGTGCGGGCATGATTCGCCCTCTTGCTTCCGGCCTTTATAACTGGATGCCAACCGGTTGGCGCGTGCTACAAAAAGTGGAAAACATCATTCGCGAAGAAATGAATAAAAGTGGCGCCATTGAGATCAAAATGCCCGTCGTGCAACCGGCGGAATTGTGGCAAGAGTCCGGTCGTTGGGATCAGTATGGCCCGGAATTATTGCGTTTCACCGACCGTGGTGAACGGAGTTTTGTGATCGGCCCGACCAATGAAGAAGCGATTACCGATTTAATGCGTCGTGAAGTGACTTCTTACCGTCAACTTCCCCTCAATTTATACCATATTCAGACCAAGTTCCGTGATGAAGTGCGTCCACGTTTCGGCGTGATGCGTAGCCGTGAATTTATCATGAAAGATGCTTATTCTTTCCACATGGACAAAGAAAGTTTGCAACAAACCTATGATGTGATGTACCAAACTTATAGCAATATTTTCACCCGCTTAGGTTTGGATTTCCGTGCTGTGCAAGCAGATACCGGTTCTATCGGTGGTAGCGCGTCTCATGAGTTCCAAGTGTTGGCAAACAGTGGCGAAGATGATGTGATTTTCTCCACCGAGTCCGATTATGCGGCGAATATCGAACTTGCCGAAGCCGTTGCCGTAGGTGAGCGTGCAGCTCCAACCAAAGCGATGGAATTGGTGGATACACCGAATGCGAAAACCATTGCGGAGCTTGTTGCGCAATTTAACCAACCGATTGAGAAAACCGTTAAGACCTTGATTGTAAAAGGGGCTAGTGAAGAACAGCCGTTAGTGGCGTTAATCATTCGTGGCGATCACGAATTAAATGAAGTCAAAGCGGAGAAACTGGCAGAAGTCGCTTCCCCATTTGAATTTGCTGATGAAGCCGCCATTAAAGCGAAAATTGGCGCAGGCGTCGGCTCCCTTGGACCGGTCAACTTAAACATTCCGGTGATCATTGACCGCAGCGTGGCGATCATGTCTGATTTCAGTGCCGGTGCCAACATTGACGGTAAGCATTATTTCAACATTAACTGGGAACGCGATGTGGCGTTGCCGAAAGTGGCGGATATTCGTAACGTGGTGGAAGGCGACCCAAGCCCGGATGGCAAAGGCACATTGTTAATTAAGCGTGGTATTGAAGTCGGCCATATCTTCCAATTAGGCGATAAATACTCCAAAGCCATGAATGCGACAGTGCAAGGTGAAGACGGTCGTCCTACGGTCGTCACCATGGGTTGCTATGGTATTGGTGTGACGCGTGTTGTGGCAGCCGCGATTGAACAACATCATGATGAACGCGGCATTATTTGGCCGAGCGATGCGATGGCGCCGTTCACCGTAGCGATTGTGCCGATGAATATGCACAAATCGGAAAGCGTGCAAGCATTCGCTGAAGAGTTATACCGCACTTTATTGGCACAAGGCGTGGAAGTGATTTTTGATGACCGTAAAGAACGTCCGGGCGTGATGTTTGCTGACATGGAACTTATCGGTGTGCCGCACATGGTCGTCATCGGTGAGAAAAACTTAGCGAACGGTGAAATCGAATACAAAAATCGTCGTAGCGGTGAGAAACAAATGATTGCGAAAGCGCAATTGATTGACTTCTTAAAAAGCCAAATTAAGGCGTAA